tttaatggataattaatttTTTACGTAATGaaaaattaaggacatttcagggataaaattaaggggtttggtttcgtagtgatgtggtttttaaaatgttttgaaatcTTACTAATGTTAAGATTACAGACACATTTGTCATATCTGTACAACAGGATAACTGGATAGAATGATAGATTCCAATTTTATCCAATTAAaggacacagaaataaataaagtctTATGTATTGTGCTTTTCAAGATGAGTGCATTCATTTTCCATTGGTGATAGATGGAATATTTTTAAGGCTTGAATATATTTGCCGTTGCATGCTGTACTTATTTTCTGTGCTGCAActgaagacagaggaagacaaacagcagaacagaaagacaaaatatCTCTTGAGCTTAATGGAACTACTGAAGAGTGTAATTGTAAATATTGCTTTGATATAGataaactgagaaaaaaaaatagaatgatGACACTAAAGATGACATTATCACTATTGCCTTTTTTATGGTGATTGCCTGTACTTTGTCTATGCAAAATTAAATAATGTTAATATTCATAAGTTTGTTATTTGTAACAGCGTGTGAAcaaaacacccacacataccATGCAAAAAGATTTAGATTTGTTGATGTATTCTGTCACTTGTAATTGTAATTAagggaaattatattattattatataatcaCAATTACCAGGATCGGGTTATAAAATGTTTTCTAGTCATTACGGGTGACTcaatataattaataatatCATCAGCTTAAATaaataagacattttaatatgtCCTGTGTTAAGTAGGACTGCAGGATGAACATGGAAAAATGTACAGACACAGCAAATCTGTGTCCAGATACCATTTGTTTGACCAAGTTGCATTGCACCCTAAAATGTTTGTAAAATCCATGCAAGTTTTCTTAACATAAGAAAAACATGTATTTATGCTAATGTAGACGTTCAAGCTACGTCTTATTTTTCATTGAAATAACTTCAGCCATCTGAGTCATGTGTACATCGATTAAAAAATTCACCatagaatatactgtagcttGAAAAGAGCAATCAGTAAAGAGACAAAAGTAATCAAGGGCAGACGCACTGAGATGAGGCATGATGTTCCAGAAAATGAGCTCTAACATTGAGTTCATCTGCAGCTagacaaaacacaaatgtttttgaaaagaTTGTTGATAAACActagagaaaaacaacaaagaccTATCCTTCATACAAGTACATAGAACCTCGttttaaaaataacacatttgaAAATAGGAATGAGTATGATCTCCTGGCATAACTGTGTCAATTAACATACATTTATGGTTGAAGAATGGCAGTtgaatattttcagagtgacaATAAGACGGAAATATTTCCTGAACCAAGGATAAAACAAGGCATAAATAATTGGGTTCAAGGTTGAGTTGAAGTAACCTAACCAAACAAATACTTCAAACAGGGCAGCAGGCGTGCTGAAGCCGGTGTAGGCATCAATTATAGAATCCAGAAAAAAAGGCATCCAACAAAAGATGAAAGCACCGACCACAATACCTAGAGTCTTCGCTGCCTTCTGCTCAGAGCGTTTAATCAGTccgcctcttcctctgtcatttGAACTTATACATTGGCTGATGTCTTCAATCTTTCTTACATGCTCTTTAgccacaaaaaatattttagtgTACAGGCCAACCATTACAGtgcaaggaaagaaaaagacaataaGAGTGTCCAGAGTTCCCCACAGGGTGTTGAAGAGCAGGTTGCAGCTGCCCAGGCAGTAGACTGACGCCAGGTATTCTTCTAAACCGGCGACATTGGCCTTTGAGTACAGCAGTCCGTAAGAGTAGAGAGCCGCCAACACCCAACTGGCAAATACCATGAGGCAAGCCAACGACATGGTGATGTTCCTGGAGTAATGCAGAGGGTTGCATACCGCTTCGTGTCGGTCCACAGCGATGCAGATGAGGTGGAAGATGGAGACGGAGGTGAGGAACATGTCGAAGCTGGAGTGCAGCAGGCAGAAAGCGTCTCCGTAGAGCCAGCAGCCTCGAACTGCCCGCAGTGCGCTGAACGGCATCACAGTGACGCCCAGCAGCAGGTCGGCCGCCGCCAGAGACAAAATCAACACGTTGGTGGGATTCTGCAGCTGCTTGAAATGAGCGATAGACACAATGACAACAGAGTTCCCCACAACAGTAACCAGCATGCCGAAAACAAACACCACATACAGGGCGACCTGGGTTCCCACACTGAACTGTGTCCGGACACAAGACACATTTGAGCCTGGGAAACACTGTTGCTCTTCAAAAGTCGTCATCATAAACACAAAGACACCTGAACCCTAAACACAAAGACACCTGAACCCTAAACACAGacaacctaaccctaaacacaAAGACACCCCAATCCTAAACACAGacaacctaaccctaaacacaAAGACACCCAAACCCTAAACACAAAGacatcctaaccctaacccagagaCAGAGGGTtcaggactgagagagagagagagagaagctaagGAGAGATATCTTAGCATCTGTCTTagtatctgtctctgtctctatatacACCTCTGACACTCTCCTGACACACTGCACCGTCCAATCACAGGCCTTTAAGCTGCGTACATGGTAACAGTCTAACACACAATTTCATTTCTGAACCAACCTCAAACTTGGTAAATCTGAGCCAACACACTCTGGAACATCAGGTTCATTTCTCAGTTCTCAGTTTCTCAGTTCAGCAGGTTTGACCCTGTGGCCCAGGAAACTGCTTCAAAATCCACTGTTCCCTGCAAATGCATCATGTTCTAAAAATAATGCTATTTTTCACTTTCCCTGTAAAGATAAACGTGAGCTTATCAACTTGGCATTTTATTGATGTGTGAATGGTACATGATGTGAtgatttgta
The nucleotide sequence above comes from Centroberyx gerrardi isolate f3 chromosome 17, fCenGer3.hap1.cur.20231027, whole genome shotgun sequence. Encoded proteins:
- the LOC139931479 gene encoding trace amine-associated receptor 13c-like — translated: MTTFEEQQCFPGSNVSCVRTQFSVGTQVALYVVFVFGMLVTVVGNSVVIVSIAHFKQLQNPTNVLILSLAAADLLLGVTVMPFSALRAVRGCWLYGDAFCLLHSSFDMFLTSVSIFHLICIAVDRHEAVCNPLHYSRNITMSLACLMVFASWVLAALYSYGLLYSKANVAGLEEYLASVYCLGSCNLLFNTLWGTLDTLIVFFFPCTVMVGLYTKIFFVAKEHVRKIEDISQCISSNDRGRGGLIKRSEQKAAKTLGIVVGAFIFCWMPFFLDSIIDAYTGFSTPAALFEVFVWLGYFNSTLNPIIYALFYPWFRKYFRLIVTLKIFNCHSSTINVC